The segment TTACAAGGAGGGCGCCAAGAGCAAGACGTACTCCGTCACCATTAAATCCGGGGTGCACGCCGAACAAATGGCGTTTCAGGAAAGTGAGGCTTTCAAAGAAAAAGCCAAAAAGCGCTACAAAATTGAAGCGAACAACAGCGGACTCAAGCACAGACACGGGTATGATATGGCCACATCCTCGGGTCTATCCGGCATGCATATGCAAGGAGCAATGGCTATATTCGTGGTGAATCTGAAACGAATCTTTACATTAGGAAGCTGAAAGAAACCGAAAATAGGGGCACCGTGCTCGCTTTTATTGCGAGCTCGGTGCCCCTTTTTTTATATTAAAGTCTTTTGCAGCTAGAATCGTATTTAGATAAGAACACCTTGTCTATTTGTAGGCGCATAGGAAGTAAGTTATTCTATTCTTTGAGTCTGAATCCAACGCTAATTAAAGACAGGAGACATGCAGCTATGGAGCAATCATTAAACAAGCAGGAGCTGGAACAATTTATCGCGTCCCGGACGGGTGCGGCGGTGGGAGATATCCGTCTTGTGCTGAAGCATGAGGAGGCTTATCTGCAAAAAGCGCATCAGGGCGCCAAGGGTGAGGTCGATATTGACAGCGACGACCTGGTGGATTATGTGCTGGAGCAGCGGGACGTCTCTCTCAGCGAGCTTGTCGTAGAGCAAATTCTGGACAGCGAGATGGACTACCTGGTGTCCAAAGGGCTCGCAGGCTATCTCGACTAGACAACTCTGCATCCCTCGTCAAAAGAGCCGTCCTCCGGATTACTGCAATCCGGAGGACGGCTCTATTTCGTGTGCGGTGCAGCCAGGATGTCCTGGCGAAGCCTTTATTTCACCTGGATCCATACAATAAAGATCACGGCAGCGAGCACCAGTCTATAGATGGCAAACGGCACCAGCTTGATCCGGTTGATCAGCTTCAGGAAGAAGCGAATTGAGATGAGGGCAAACAGAAATGCACTGATAAAGCCCGCGATGAAAAAGGGAAGGGCGCTCATGGAGAAATACTCCAGGTTTTTGACCAGGGAAATAAGGCTTGCGCCAAACATAATCGGCACAGCCATAATGAACGTAAAGTCGGCGGCTGCGCGGTGACTCATCCCCAGCATGACACCACCGGAAATGGTGGAGCCCGAACGGGAGAAGCCCGGTAGAATGACCGACAGGCATTGGAACAGCCCGACCCCGAGTGCCTGCTTGTAGGTCATCTGATCAACGGTCGTCACTTGTGGCTCCCGGCGGCTGAAGCGGTCGGCGACAATCATCAGCACCGCCCCGGCGGCAAGGCCGATCATCACCGTCTCCACCGAGAACAGATATTCATCAATAATATCCTCGAAGAACACACCCAGCAGCCCTGCTGGCAGCAGGCCGACGATGACCTGCGCGAGCTTCAGGCGTCTGCCATGCTCCGCCCCCGGCGCCGGCTGCTTCCGGCGGATGCCCAGCAGATCCATAAACCGGCTCCAGAAGACGATAACGACGGCAAGGATAGAGCCCAGCTGGACGACGACCTTAAAGGTGTTCGCAACGTATTTCCCCAGAAACT is part of the Paenibacillus algicola genome and harbors:
- a CDS encoding undecaprenyl-diphosphate phosphatase, yielding MDFVLFMKAVILGMVEGLTEFAPVSSTGHMIIMDDMWLKSEEFLGKYVANTFKVVVQLGSILAVVIVFWSRFMDLLGIRRKQPAPGAEHGRRLKLAQVIVGLLPAGLLGVFFEDIIDEYLFSVETVMIGLAAGAVLMIVADRFSRREPQVTTVDQMTYKQALGVGLFQCLSVILPGFSRSGSTISGGVMLGMSHRAAADFTFIMAVPIMFGASLISLVKNLEYFSMSALPFFIAGFISAFLFALISIRFFLKLINRIKLVPFAIYRLVLAAVIFIVWIQVK
- a CDS encoding DUF2309 domain-containing protein: MEQSLNKQELEQFIASRTGAAVGDIRLVLKHEEAYLQKAHQGAKGEVDIDSDDLVDYVLEQRDVSLSELVVEQILDSEMDYLVSKGLAGYLD